In Candidatus Manganitrophus noduliformans, the following proteins share a genomic window:
- a CDS encoding NAD(P)(+) transhydrogenase (Re/Si-specific) subunit beta: protein MATYLIEILYIIASVLFILGLKYLSGPTTAKRGMFLAQIAMLLAIVGTLLQREVVSFTWIIAGIVIGSAIGAVLATKIQMTAMPQMVALLNGFGGIASAFVGGAEYLRTMPEINAAGMLTIGLTVLIGAVTLTGSVIAFAKLQELMRGAPVVFPGQNALNAVLGVASLGLLVYLIVSPGSLPAFIALSILAAALGVLVVLPIGGADMPVVISLLNSYSGIAAAASGFVLHNDVLIISGALVGSSGIILSNLMCKAMNRSLTNVLFGAFGQVQAPAPAAPGAQGAPAEKPKVWSGSPKEAAEAFKAAKQVIMVPGYGMAVAQAQHAVRELANLLEREGKTVKYAIHPVAGRMPGHMNVLLAEANVPYDQLIDMDDINPEFPQTQVSLVLGANDVVNPAAKTDPSSPIYGMPILDVENSETVIVIKRSMNPGFAGIDNALFYRPNTMMVFGDAKGTVEKITAALKELVAA from the coding sequence GTGGCTACTTATCTCATTGAAATTCTCTATATCATTGCTTCGGTCCTTTTCATCCTTGGGCTGAAATATCTGAGTGGGCCGACCACCGCCAAGCGGGGGATGTTTCTCGCGCAGATCGCAATGCTGTTGGCGATCGTCGGGACCCTTCTCCAAAGGGAGGTCGTCAGCTTCACCTGGATCATCGCCGGAATCGTGATCGGCAGCGCGATCGGAGCGGTCCTGGCGACAAAGATCCAGATGACCGCGATGCCGCAGATGGTCGCCCTCCTCAACGGCTTCGGGGGGATCGCCTCCGCCTTCGTCGGGGGCGCGGAGTATCTTCGGACCATGCCGGAGATCAACGCGGCCGGAATGCTCACGATCGGCCTCACCGTCTTGATCGGCGCCGTCACCCTGACCGGCAGCGTGATCGCCTTCGCCAAACTGCAAGAGCTGATGCGCGGCGCCCCCGTCGTCTTCCCGGGCCAGAACGCCTTGAATGCGGTGCTCGGGGTCGCCTCCCTCGGTCTGCTCGTTTATCTGATCGTCTCGCCGGGAAGCCTTCCGGCGTTTATCGCCCTTTCGATTCTCGCGGCCGCGCTCGGCGTCCTCGTCGTCCTCCCGATCGGGGGGGCCGATATGCCGGTCGTGATCTCCCTGCTCAACTCTTATTCGGGAATCGCGGCGGCGGCGAGCGGCTTCGTCCTTCACAACGATGTCTTGATCATCAGCGGGGCGCTGGTCGGCTCTTCGGGAATCATTCTCTCGAACCTGATGTGCAAAGCGATGAACCGCTCTTTGACCAACGTTCTCTTCGGCGCCTTCGGACAGGTCCAGGCCCCCGCCCCGGCGGCCCCCGGCGCCCAGGGCGCCCCCGCCGAGAAGCCGAAGGTCTGGAGCGGCAGCCCGAAAGAAGCCGCCGAGGCCTTCAAGGCGGCGAAGCAGGTGATCATGGTCCCCGGCTACGGAATGGCGGTCGCCCAGGCGCAGCATGCCGTTCGGGAATTGGCCAACCTTCTTGAGAGAGAGGGGAAAACGGTCAAATATGCGATCCATCCGGTCGCCGGACGGATGCCCGGCCATATGAATGTTCTTCTGGCCGAGGCGAACGTCCCCTACGACCAGCTCATCGACATGGACGACATCAATCCCGAATTTCCGCAGACCCAGGTCTCGCTGGTCCTCGGCGCGAACGACGTCGTCAACCCGGCCGCGAAGACCGATCCGAGCAGCCCGATTTACGGCATGCCGATTCTGGACGTGGAAAACTCCGAGACGGTCATTGTCATCAAGCGGAGCATGAACCCCGGCTTCGCTGGAATCGACAATGCCCTCTTCTACCGTCCCAACACGATGATGGTTTTCGGGGACGCCAAGGGAACCGTGGAAAAGATCACGGCGGCGCTGAAGGAGCTGGTGGCCGCTTAA
- a CDS encoding NAD(P) transhydrogenase subunit alpha, producing the protein MELLTSITIFVLATFLGYEVILRVPPLLHTPLMSGSNAISGITVVGAIIAAGTEQTDLSTILGFLAVIFATINVVGGFMVTDRMLKMFRKQEQ; encoded by the coding sequence ATGGAGTTATTGACCTCGATCACCATTTTCGTTCTGGCAACGTTCCTCGGCTATGAAGTGATCCTTCGGGTTCCGCCGCTGCTTCACACCCCGCTGATGTCGGGATCGAACGCGATCTCCGGAATCACGGTGGTCGGCGCCATCATTGCCGCCGGAACGGAACAAACCGATCTTTCAACCATCCTCGGCTTTCTGGCGGTGATCTTCGCGACCATCAACGTGGTCGGCGGGTTCATGGTGACCGACCGGATGCTGAAGATGTTCAGAAAGCAAGAGCAATAA
- a CDS encoding Re/Si-specific NAD(P)(+) transhydrogenase subunit alpha gives MKVAIPKEILAGERRVAATPETVDKMVKAGLEVWVESDAGAAAMFPNADYEKVGAKIASDAAAVYTDADLIFKIQRPLQNEKLGKHETEMMKEGAILTSLLQPLNYPETVQRLAARKVTALAADLIPRITRAQRMDVLSSMASIAGYKAVLLAAAAFGKMVPMMTTAAGTLPPAKALIIGAGVAGLQAIATAKRLGATVEAFDTRPAVKEQVKSLGAEFVELDLGHEQSEDAGGYAKELSAEFYKKEKELIHQHVKGADLVITTALIPGKKAPLLITADMVKEMKKGSVIIDMSVEQGGNCELSRIGQEVVEQGVTIIGATNLASTVPVHASQMYAKNMFNFLSLFYANKTLKLDVNDEIIKGSMVTHQGEVVHPVVKQAMGK, from the coding sequence ATGAAGGTAGCGATCCCTAAGGAAATTCTGGCCGGAGAGCGGCGGGTGGCCGCGACTCCCGAGACGGTCGACAAAATGGTCAAAGCGGGACTGGAGGTCTGGGTCGAATCGGATGCCGGCGCGGCAGCCATGTTCCCCAACGCCGACTACGAAAAAGTCGGCGCCAAAATCGCCTCCGACGCCGCCGCGGTGTATACGGATGCCGATCTTATTTTCAAAATCCAGCGACCGCTTCAAAACGAAAAGCTTGGAAAACACGAGACCGAGATGATGAAGGAGGGGGCGATCCTGACCTCCCTGCTTCAACCGTTGAATTATCCCGAGACGGTTCAACGGCTCGCCGCCCGAAAGGTGACGGCCCTCGCCGCCGATCTTATTCCGAGAATCACCCGCGCCCAACGGATGGACGTCTTAAGCTCGATGGCGAGCATCGCCGGTTACAAGGCGGTTCTTTTGGCGGCCGCCGCATTCGGAAAGATGGTCCCCATGATGACCACCGCCGCGGGGACCCTTCCCCCCGCGAAAGCCCTGATCATCGGGGCCGGGGTCGCCGGGCTGCAAGCCATCGCCACCGCAAAGCGCCTCGGGGCGACGGTTGAAGCCTTCGACACCCGCCCGGCGGTGAAGGAGCAGGTTAAGAGCCTCGGGGCCGAATTCGTCGAGCTCGACCTCGGCCATGAACAGTCGGAAGACGCGGGAGGATATGCCAAGGAGCTCTCCGCGGAATTCTACAAAAAAGAAAAAGAGCTGATCCATCAGCATGTCAAAGGGGCCGACCTCGTCATTACGACCGCATTGATCCCCGGCAAGAAGGCCCCCCTCCTGATCACGGCCGACATGGTCAAAGAGATGAAAAAGGGATCGGTCATTATCGATATGTCGGTGGAGCAGGGGGGAAACTGCGAGCTGAGCCGGATCGGCCAGGAGGTCGTCGAGCAGGGGGTGACGATCATCGGCGCGACCAACCTTGCGAGCACCGTCCCGGTGCATGCCAGCCAGATGTACGCCAAAAACATGTTCAATTTTCTCTCTCTTTTCTACGCCAACAAAACCCTCAAGCTTGACGTCAACGACGAAATCATCAAAGGATCGATGGTGACCCATCAAGGAGAGGTGGTCCATCCCGTCGTAAAGCAGGCGATGGGCAAATAG
- a CDS encoding FAD-dependent oxidoreductase codes for MNTLSLGIEGWSYADLYDPLRLKELAEMFYRSVEASDPDLGRSYAAYRESGGKEISPVDESNLIVALAPHLDRFVSRLFRIEPALSVEVQRAEAEKPIFDFKRDFVIKRALKAIPSSAVAEFDLKKLDRQMEILEAVIAPQVQGDRERSIAVAAVQLMEIERDLIRKAKGQQQVDAEPGRKRLAEICDLLRSDPARRPFFEDRLPSPSALDSIPTAAEAATRLLQIPEQWVALHAHRPDAKARVKEWVSFRFPEKIDFMHLVETRPIKEDLPEAIQGPEEHRRRRDGFVLTDPRFDLRQVFNEVHYCIFCHEREKDSCSKGFIEKDGKIRENPLGIPLTGCPLDEKISEAQLLKRDGATIGALATMMIDNPTIPATGHRICNDCMKGCVYQKQEPVNIPQIETRMLTDCLDLPWGFEIYNLLTRWNPLNVKRPYPLPFHGKTVLVVGMGPAGFTLAQYLLNEGFGVLGIDGLKIEPLPKEWVGNGSAPPKPIEWVSEIYESLDERIMAGFGGVAEYGITVRWDKNFLKLIYLSLVRNAHFRVYGGVRFGGTLTIEDAWRLGIDHIAVATGAGRPTIVEMKNNLIRGVRKASDFLMALQLTGAAKRSSMANLQVRLPAIVIGGGLTATDTATELMAYYPLQVEKIRERYEALRREFGDEQIWSMYDAEEKEILEEFLTHAEECRRERARAAEAREEPDFTPLVRSWGGVSILYRKSLSDSPAYRLNHEEIVKSFEEGIFFVENMSPVECVPDAHGAVKEVTFERQKKDEKGKWRGSGEIIPFPARSVFVAAGTSPNIIYEKEWPGTFQLDKKNKFFQKYEPKWNGKPEPELIQIEGWDTVATDVPSLFTSYQNEGRYITFYGDNHPIYAGNVVKAMASAKKGYPYVVKLFEKEIAAIDPAKQPARETQFMTLAQTLEESCMPRVHQVNRLTPTIVEVVVKAPLQAQKFEPGQFYRLQNYEIESPVIEGTRLSMEGIALTGAWVDKEAGLLSLIALELGHSTRLCAALRIGEPVVVMGPTGCPTHIPEGGETVVLAGGGLGNAVLFSIGKALRAKGNKVIYFAGYKNGADVFKMDDIEMASDVIVWSSDIAPATQPRRPQDKNFVGNILQAMQAYGEGKLGETAVPLRDADRIIAIGSDRMMAAVSRARHTVLKSYFRENHTAIASINSTMQCMMKEVCAQCLQRQIDPKTGAQLEPVFTCYNQDQKMDEVDFPNLNARLKQNSVQEKLTNLWLDYLLKKKPLHRV; via the coding sequence ATGAATACGTTGTCTCTTGGGATCGAAGGATGGAGTTACGCCGACCTCTATGATCCCCTTCGGCTGAAGGAACTGGCGGAAATGTTTTACCGATCGGTTGAAGCGTCCGATCCCGATCTCGGCCGAAGCTACGCGGCATACCGTGAAAGCGGGGGAAAAGAGATCTCCCCCGTCGACGAATCGAACCTGATCGTGGCGCTCGCTCCCCACCTGGACCGATTCGTCTCGCGCCTCTTTCGAATCGAGCCGGCCCTCTCCGTAGAAGTACAACGGGCCGAGGCTGAAAAGCCGATTTTCGACTTCAAGCGCGATTTCGTGATCAAGCGGGCGTTGAAAGCAATCCCTTCTTCCGCCGTGGCGGAGTTCGACCTCAAAAAGCTCGATCGTCAGATGGAGATCTTGGAAGCGGTCATCGCCCCCCAGGTGCAAGGAGACCGCGAGCGGTCGATCGCCGTCGCCGCGGTTCAGTTGATGGAGATCGAGCGGGATCTGATCCGAAAGGCCAAAGGGCAGCAGCAGGTCGACGCCGAGCCGGGCCGGAAGCGGCTCGCCGAAATCTGCGACCTGCTCCGGAGCGATCCGGCGCGCCGCCCGTTTTTTGAAGACCGTCTTCCTTCCCCCTCTGCACTCGATTCAATCCCGACGGCGGCCGAAGCGGCCACGCGCCTCCTTCAGATTCCGGAGCAGTGGGTCGCCCTCCATGCCCATCGGCCCGATGCGAAGGCCCGCGTCAAAGAGTGGGTCTCGTTCCGTTTCCCGGAGAAGATCGACTTCATGCATCTGGTGGAGACCCGCCCGATCAAAGAAGATCTCCCCGAAGCGATCCAGGGACCGGAAGAGCACCGGCGACGGCGGGACGGGTTCGTTCTGACCGACCCCCGTTTCGATCTCCGGCAGGTCTTCAACGAGGTCCACTACTGCATCTTCTGCCATGAGCGGGAGAAAGATTCCTGCTCCAAAGGCTTCATCGAGAAGGACGGAAAAATCAGAGAGAACCCCCTCGGCATCCCCCTGACCGGCTGCCCGCTCGATGAGAAGATCTCGGAAGCCCAGCTGCTGAAGCGGGACGGCGCGACGATCGGGGCGCTCGCGACGATGATGATCGACAATCCGACGATCCCCGCCACCGGCCACCGGATCTGCAACGATTGCATGAAGGGATGCGTCTATCAAAAACAGGAGCCGGTCAACATCCCCCAGATCGAGACCCGAATGCTCACCGACTGTCTCGATCTGCCGTGGGGCTTTGAAATCTACAACCTTCTCACCCGCTGGAATCCGCTCAACGTAAAGCGCCCCTATCCCCTCCCCTTCCACGGGAAAACGGTCCTGGTCGTCGGAATGGGTCCGGCCGGTTTCACCCTGGCCCAGTATCTCCTGAATGAAGGATTCGGCGTCCTCGGAATCGACGGCTTGAAGATCGAGCCGCTTCCGAAGGAATGGGTCGGCAATGGAAGCGCTCCTCCCAAACCGATCGAGTGGGTCTCCGAAATTTACGAATCGCTCGACGAGAGGATCATGGCCGGATTCGGCGGGGTCGCGGAGTACGGCATCACCGTCCGGTGGGACAAAAACTTTTTGAAGCTGATCTACCTCTCCCTCGTCCGAAACGCCCACTTCCGGGTCTACGGCGGGGTCCGGTTCGGCGGGACCTTGACGATCGAGGACGCCTGGCGGCTCGGCATCGACCACATCGCCGTCGCCACCGGGGCGGGACGCCCGACCATCGTCGAAATGAAAAATAATTTGATCCGCGGGGTCCGAAAGGCGAGCGACTTCCTGATGGCGCTCCAGCTGACCGGCGCGGCCAAGCGGAGCAGCATGGCGAACCTTCAGGTGCGGCTGCCGGCGATCGTGATCGGCGGGGGCTTGACCGCGACCGATACCGCGACGGAGCTGATGGCCTACTATCCGCTGCAGGTGGAAAAGATCCGGGAGCGTTACGAGGCCCTCCGCCGGGAGTTCGGCGATGAGCAGATCTGGTCGATGTACGACGCGGAGGAAAAAGAGATCTTGGAAGAGTTCCTCACCCACGCAGAAGAATGCCGGCGCGAACGGGCGCGGGCCGCCGAGGCGAGGGAAGAGCCCGACTTCACCCCGTTGGTCCGGTCTTGGGGCGGGGTCTCAATTCTCTATCGAAAGAGCCTGTCCGACTCCCCGGCTTATCGGCTGAATCATGAAGAAATCGTCAAGTCGTTCGAAGAGGGGATCTTTTTCGTCGAGAACATGAGCCCGGTGGAGTGTGTTCCCGACGCACACGGCGCCGTCAAGGAAGTCACCTTCGAGCGTCAGAAAAAAGACGAGAAGGGAAAGTGGCGCGGCTCGGGTGAGATCATCCCCTTCCCGGCGCGGAGCGTCTTCGTGGCGGCCGGGACCTCTCCCAACATCATCTACGAGAAAGAATGGCCCGGAACTTTCCAGCTCGACAAGAAGAACAAGTTTTTCCAGAAATACGAGCCGAAGTGGAACGGAAAGCCCGAGCCGGAGCTGATTCAAATTGAAGGATGGGATACCGTCGCCACCGACGTCCCGAGCCTCTTCACCTCCTATCAGAACGAAGGGCGCTACATCACTTTCTACGGAGACAATCACCCGATCTATGCCGGGAACGTCGTCAAGGCGATGGCGTCGGCGAAGAAGGGCTATCCCTACGTCGTCAAACTCTTCGAGAAAGAGATCGCCGCGATCGATCCCGCCAAACAGCCGGCGCGTGAAACGCAATTCATGACGCTGGCGCAGACCCTTGAGGAAAGCTGCATGCCCCGCGTCCACCAGGTGAACCGACTCACCCCGACGATCGTCGAGGTGGTGGTGAAGGCCCCCTTGCAGGCGCAGAAGTTCGAGCCGGGCCAGTTCTACCGTCTTCAGAACTATGAAATCGAATCACCCGTCATCGAAGGAACCCGTTTGTCGATGGAGGGAATCGCCCTCACCGGCGCCTGGGTCGATAAAGAGGCGGGGCTTCTTTCATTGATCGCCCTGGAGCTCGGCCACTCCACCCGTCTCTGCGCCGCCCTGCGGATCGGCGAGCCGGTGGTCGTGATGGGACCGACCGGCTGCCCCACCCATATTCCGGAGGGGGGTGAGACGGTCGTCTTGGCGGGGGGAGGCCTCGGCAACGCCGTCCTCTTCTCCATCGGAAAAGCGCTCCGCGCCAAGGGAAACAAGGTCATCTACTTCGCCGGCTACAAAAATGGAGCCGATGTTTTCAAAATGGACGACATCGAGATGGCTTCCGATGTCATCGTCTGGAGCTCGGACATCGCCCCGGCGACGCAGCCCCGGCGGCCTCAGGATAAAAATTTCGTCGGAAACATTCTCCAGGCGATGCAAGCCTACGGCGAGGGAAAGCTGGGCGAAACGGCCGTTCCCCTTCGCGACGCCGACCGGATCATCGCCATCGGCTCCGATCGGATGATGGCGGCGGTCAGCCGGGCCCGCCATACCGTCCTGAAATCTTATTTCAGGGAAAACCACACGGCGATCGCCTCGATCAACTCCACCATGCAGTGCATGATGAAGGAGGTCTGCGCCCAGTGCCTGCAGCGGCAGATCGATCCCAAAACCGGCGCGCAGCTCGAGCCGGTCTTCACCTGCTACAACCAGGACCAGAAGATGGACGAAGTCGATTTCCCGAATTTGAATGCCCGCCTCAAACAGAATTCCGTCCAGGAAAAACTGACGAATTTATGGCTCGATTACCTGCTGAAGAAAAAACCGCTCCACCGAGTTTAA
- a CDS encoding ligand-binding sensor domain-containing protein has product MPDRNGSLQTAAFLRRVVFLSATLLLLAAGIGRGQPLPPPEAASLWTGWQIGQVVIRALAVQGDEVWIGTSNGLIRFNRKSETHQIYNTKSGLLSNVVVSIRFDSKGSAWIGTYGGGLSRFDGGAWEHFTPYGRGPKTYGPEWVLYNPKNGLGDLWVYDLLFEPNGTMWVATWKGASRFDGKGFVTYTMDDGLVDKWVYTIEREPSGVLWFGTEGGVNRFDGKTMKGWTHRDGLGAAVGNSKARPPSGDEYEEGPAHHQQDRKENQEANPNYVISSAIDGEGTKWFGTWGGGLSRFDGKRFKNYTTADGLAGNIVNAIEIDKQGVMWIGTNKGVSRFDGKSFKNFNTMSGLLGDYVYSIAIDPDGNKWFGTFGGVSRYSGR; this is encoded by the coding sequence ATGCCCGATCGCAACGGATCGCTCCAGACGGCCGCTTTCCTCCGCCGGGTTGTATTTCTTTCCGCGACCCTTCTCCTTTTGGCCGCCGGGATCGGCCGGGGGCAGCCCCTTCCCCCCCCCGAAGCGGCCTCCCTCTGGACCGGCTGGCAGATCGGCCAGGTGGTAATCCGGGCGTTGGCCGTCCAAGGGGATGAGGTTTGGATCGGGACGTCGAACGGCCTGATCCGATTCAATCGGAAAAGCGAGACGCATCAGATCTACAATACGAAGTCGGGGCTCCTGTCGAACGTGGTCGTCTCGATTCGCTTCGATTCGAAAGGGTCCGCTTGGATCGGCACCTACGGCGGCGGGCTGAGCCGGTTCGACGGCGGCGCGTGGGAGCACTTTACCCCCTATGGACGGGGCCCGAAGACGTATGGCCCCGAGTGGGTCCTGTACAATCCGAAAAACGGATTGGGGGACCTCTGGGTGTATGACCTCCTCTTCGAGCCGAACGGAACGATGTGGGTCGCCACCTGGAAAGGGGCGAGCCGCTTCGACGGAAAAGGTTTTGTGACCTATACGATGGACGACGGCTTGGTCGATAAGTGGGTCTATACGATCGAGCGCGAGCCCTCCGGAGTCCTCTGGTTCGGCACCGAGGGAGGGGTGAACCGGTTCGACGGAAAAACGATGAAGGGATGGACCCACCGCGACGGTCTCGGCGCCGCGGTGGGGAATTCGAAAGCGCGTCCGCCGTCCGGCGATGAATATGAAGAGGGACCGGCGCATCACCAGCAAGACCGAAAAGAAAATCAAGAGGCCAACCCCAATTATGTCATCTCCTCGGCGATCGACGGCGAAGGGACCAAATGGTTCGGGACCTGGGGGGGAGGGCTTTCTCGTTTCGACGGAAAGCGCTTCAAAAACTACACGACCGCCGACGGTCTGGCGGGAAACATCGTCAACGCCATCGAGATCGACAAACAAGGGGTGATGTGGATCGGCACCAATAAGGGGGTCAGCCGGTTCGACGGGAAGAGCTTCAAAAACTTTAACACGATGAGCGGCCTTTTAGGAGATTACGTCTATTCGATTGCGATCGACCCCGACGGGAACAAATGGTTCGGGACCTTCGGCGGGGTCAGCCGATATTCGGGAAGGTGA
- a CDS encoding NAD(+)/NADH kinase, whose product MKTIGIVLKPDHPKGKAVLEKLIPWLQQQGKEALMIDVAKKTIPRSLDMLIVLGGDGTLLSAARLVEALDIPILGVNLGSLGFLTEVTLDELYPTLEKIFKNQYVLDPRLMLKSFIRRGGKEIPQPRVLNDIVVGHGTLAKLIKLEITINNQFVTALRADGLIIATATGSTAYSLSSGGPIVHPSVDAVILTPISPHMLTNRPIIIPSSVAVDVVLKTAEKGPHVTVDGQEIFPLEENDIVHIEASERRLKLIQSPHRNYYQVLRQKLKWGEG is encoded by the coding sequence ATGAAAACAATCGGCATCGTCTTAAAGCCCGATCATCCCAAAGGGAAGGCCGTCCTTGAGAAGCTGATCCCCTGGCTTCAGCAACAGGGAAAAGAAGCCCTCATGATCGATGTCGCCAAGAAAACCATCCCGCGCTCCCTCGACATGCTCATCGTCCTCGGGGGAGACGGAACCCTCCTCTCGGCGGCGCGATTGGTGGAAGCGCTCGATATCCCGATCCTCGGAGTGAACCTCGGCAGCCTCGGTTTTTTGACGGAGGTCACTCTGGATGAGCTCTATCCGACCCTCGAGAAAATTTTCAAAAACCAGTATGTCCTCGACCCGCGCTTGATGCTCAAATCGTTTATCCGGCGCGGTGGGAAAGAGATCCCTCAACCGCGGGTCTTAAATGATATCGTCGTCGGCCATGGAACGCTGGCGAAGCTGATCAAGCTGGAGATCACCATCAACAACCAATTCGTCACCGCGCTGCGGGCCGATGGTCTGATCATCGCCACCGCCACCGGCTCCACCGCTTATTCGCTCTCCTCCGGCGGGCCGATCGTTCACCCATCTGTCGATGCCGTCATTCTCACCCCGATCTCCCCCCATATGCTGACCAATCGTCCGATTATCATTCCTTCTAGCGTGGCGGTCGATGTTGTTTTGAAAACCGCCGAGAAGGGCCCCCACGTCACGGTCGACGGGCAAGAGATCTTTCCCCTGGAAGAAAACGACATCGTCCATATCGAGGCCTCGGAGCGGCGGCTGAAATTAATCCAATCCCCCCATCGGAATTATTATCAGGTCCTCCGGCAAAAATTGAAATGGGGAGAGGGATAA
- the mrtJ gene encoding JDVT-CTERM system glutamic-type intramembrane protease MrtJ, giving the protein MRKLIHEIGLDIFTPFYKDPPFLLALGAGGFFWLLLAQVQPLTPMAPRQIFSTPFLFLVVWQPWFEEILFRGFLQGTWADHPRGKRSFFGITGANALVSLLFTIMHFWTHPPLWAVSVFFPSLLFGYFRDRYGSLYPSIFLHMFYNGGYFFLTGLPA; this is encoded by the coding sequence ATGCGTAAACTCATTCATGAAATCGGTCTCGATATCTTCACCCCCTTCTATAAAGATCCCCCCTTTCTCCTCGCCCTCGGCGCAGGAGGTTTCTTTTGGCTTCTTCTCGCTCAGGTTCAGCCGCTCACGCCGATGGCGCCGCGTCAGATCTTCTCGACCCCCTTTTTATTCCTGGTCGTTTGGCAGCCCTGGTTTGAAGAGATCCTTTTTCGCGGTTTCCTCCAGGGAACGTGGGCCGACCACCCCCGGGGAAAGCGCTCCTTTTTTGGTATCACCGGCGCAAATGCGCTGGTCTCGCTTTTATTTACGATCATGCATTTCTGGACCCACCCTCCCCTCTGGGCCGTCTCCGTTTTTTTCCCCTCCCTCCTATTCGGATACTTTCGGGATCGCTACGGAAGCCTCTACCCTTCGATCTTCCTCCATATGTTTTACAATGGGGGATATTTTTTTCTGACGGGACTCCCCGCTTGA
- a CDS encoding tetratricopeptide repeat protein: protein MPHKIRVQKKRDEAPLRLVTRSEELVEQVRSNPKWIWGGIGIALALIAVFITGWFLNQQAEKKAAAIEAEAFRLFHEPPPLPQPIEEGKPEPEPDIMDKTERLKKSASLYDEIVEKHPRTDVARMALYESGNVYFELKDYDAAEKRYLAFLEKNADQKNLASLAHLKLGYLYQKKGNPESALKHFRASYEAEGGNSRDQAGFELARALEMSNKKNEAVEIYKKVSEDFEKSPWGVEAKVRMDLLNPPTASTPAPSGTEPAERSTPPAGASAPAETGKK from the coding sequence ATGCCCCATAAAATTCGAGTTCAAAAGAAGAGGGATGAAGCGCCGCTTCGCCTGGTCACCCGATCGGAGGAGCTGGTCGAGCAGGTCCGATCCAACCCAAAATGGATCTGGGGGGGAATCGGCATCGCGCTTGCCCTCATCGCCGTCTTCATCACCGGTTGGTTCCTGAACCAACAGGCCGAGAAAAAAGCCGCCGCGATTGAAGCGGAGGCGTTCCGGCTCTTCCATGAGCCCCCGCCGCTTCCGCAGCCGATCGAGGAAGGAAAGCCGGAGCCCGAGCCGGACATCATGGACAAGACGGAGCGGTTGAAAAAATCGGCCAGCCTCTACGATGAAATCGTGGAAAAACATCCTCGGACCGACGTGGCGCGGATGGCGTTGTATGAGAGCGGCAACGTCTATTTTGAACTCAAGGATTACGATGCGGCGGAGAAACGCTATCTCGCTTTCCTGGAAAAAAACGCCGATCAAAAAAACCTCGCCTCCTTGGCTCATCTGAAGCTGGGGTATCTCTACCAGAAAAAAGGAAATCCCGAATCGGCGTTGAAACACTTCCGCGCCTCGTATGAAGCGGAAGGGGGCAACAGCAGAGACCAGGCCGGTTTTGAATTGGCGCGCGCCTTGGAAATGAGCAATAAAAAGAACGAGGCGGTCGAGATCTACAAAAAGGTTTCGGAGGATTTCGAAAAGTCTCCCTGGGGGGTTGAAGCGAAAGTCCGGATGGATCTCCTGAATCCCCCGACCGCATCGACGCCGGCCCCTTCCGGAACGGAACCGGCAGAACGATCGACTCCCCCGGCGGGAGCATCCGCCCCCGCGGAAACCGGAAAGAAATAA